A part of Candidatus Alcyoniella australis genomic DNA contains:
- a CDS encoding ABC transporter permease gives MRSVLADILQQRYLLWSFVNQDLKTRYGGSAVGFIWSVVNPLLLIVIYTLIFSYVLEVKLGVGAGTGNYGIFLFCGMLPWIAINEAITKSSTVILTSRDLVKQVNFPTMMLPLYVVISALLHELIAMVLFVFVLLVEGSPPSVFILGMITILPLQVLLTMGICLVVSSLNVYYKDVAQLVYAALTIWFFATPIVFPLEVVPDWMQKYFLLNPLTHLVNVYRAVLLGAGTPDVKAFCYFILWAIGLFGFGVNFFNKTSKDFADLL, from the coding sequence GTGCGTTCAGTCCTCGCTGACATCCTGCAACAGCGCTACCTGTTGTGGAGCTTTGTGAACCAGGATCTCAAGACCCGCTACGGCGGGTCGGCGGTGGGGTTCATCTGGTCGGTAGTCAATCCGCTGCTGTTGATCGTGATCTACACCCTGATCTTTTCCTACGTGCTGGAGGTCAAGCTCGGCGTGGGCGCGGGCACGGGCAACTACGGAATTTTCCTGTTCTGCGGGATGCTGCCCTGGATCGCGATCAACGAGGCGATCACCAAGTCGAGCACCGTGATTCTCACCAGCCGCGACCTGGTCAAGCAGGTCAACTTCCCGACGATGATGCTGCCGCTGTACGTGGTGATCTCAGCGCTGCTGCACGAGCTGATCGCGATGGTGCTGTTCGTGTTCGTACTGCTGGTCGAGGGCAGTCCGCCCTCGGTGTTTATTTTGGGAATGATCACGATTTTGCCGCTACAGGTATTGCTCACCATGGGGATCTGCCTGGTGGTCAGCAGCCTCAACGTCTACTACAAGGACGTGGCGCAGCTGGTCTACGCCGCGCTGACGATCTGGTTCTTCGCAACGCCGATCGTCTTTCCGCTCGAGGTGGTGCCGGACTGGATGCAGAAGTATTTTCTGCTCAACCCGCTGACCCATCTGGTCAACGTCTACCGCGCGGTGCTGCTCGGCGCGGGCACGCCGGACGTGAAGGCGTTTTGCTATTTCATCCTCTGGGCCATCGGGCTGTTCGGCTTCGGCGTCAACTTCTTTAACAAGACCAGCAAGGACTTCGCCGACCTGTTATGA
- a CDS encoding radical SAM protein, whose product MSGFDLQRALERALTDLEPLTRREPGLQRLARELQREERPLDQRKRLLRLAGIVTDRAYVGPTIVHLDVVGVCNLNCIYCRDHSPYLVGRESWRSMEMPLERIKLAVEQGIEIGVERFSMAGAGEPRMHSRFAQIIEYMIERDVEFEIFTNGTLLSEDDLQLLSRAQRLKLYFSISAASERTYKAFRPELGGELLPRIERAISRLAQLRGDAAGPRSVIVHVLCSMNVHELMQFGEQALRTGADELQLKLCEYEPYNQSIMLDRDQLDRVRDALPQLKAELAAHGVTVHDNIDYQLEQIDAETGLFSRELYRQIGCYIGFDLVRVRRDGRIAFCCGLKWVGELERDGLAAHFFGPQMDRLRHAAKRSFVGCNATLPNGDPLLAADCHRCYNYITNRHLQRDLERLDLWEPIVRLVRSDDCGCVAQSATQTAVNRGAE is encoded by the coding sequence ATGAGCGGCTTTGATTTGCAACGCGCCCTGGAGCGGGCACTGACGGACCTTGAGCCGCTCACGCGCCGCGAGCCGGGCCTTCAGCGGCTGGCCCGCGAGCTGCAACGCGAGGAGCGGCCCCTTGATCAGCGCAAACGGCTGCTGCGGCTGGCCGGGATCGTCACCGACCGCGCCTACGTCGGGCCGACGATTGTGCACCTGGACGTGGTCGGCGTGTGCAACCTCAACTGCATCTACTGCCGCGATCACTCGCCGTACCTGGTCGGCCGCGAGAGCTGGCGCTCAATGGAGATGCCGCTGGAGCGGATCAAACTCGCGGTGGAGCAGGGGATCGAGATCGGCGTGGAACGCTTCTCCATGGCCGGGGCGGGCGAGCCGCGGATGCACTCGCGTTTCGCGCAGATCATCGAATACATGATCGAGCGCGACGTGGAGTTCGAGATCTTCACCAACGGTACGCTGCTTAGCGAGGACGACCTGCAACTGCTCAGCCGCGCCCAACGCTTAAAACTCTACTTCTCGATCAGCGCGGCGAGCGAACGCACCTACAAGGCGTTCCGGCCCGAGCTCGGCGGCGAACTGCTGCCGCGCATCGAGCGCGCGATCTCGCGTTTGGCGCAACTGCGCGGCGACGCCGCGGGCCCGCGCAGCGTGATCGTCCATGTGCTTTGCTCGATGAATGTTCACGAGCTGATGCAGTTCGGCGAGCAGGCCCTGCGCACCGGAGCGGACGAGCTGCAACTCAAGCTTTGCGAGTACGAGCCGTACAACCAATCGATCATGCTCGACCGCGATCAGCTTGATCGGGTGCGCGACGCTCTGCCGCAGCTCAAGGCCGAGCTGGCGGCGCACGGCGTGACCGTGCACGACAATATCGATTATCAGCTCGAACAGATCGACGCTGAGACCGGATTGTTCTCGCGCGAGCTGTACCGGCAAATCGGCTGCTACATCGGCTTTGATTTGGTGCGCGTGCGGCGCGACGGCCGGATCGCTTTCTGCTGCGGGCTGAAGTGGGTCGGCGAGCTGGAGCGCGACGGATTGGCCGCTCACTTCTTCGGTCCGCAAATGGATCGCCTGCGCCACGCGGCCAAGCGCAGCTTCGTGGGCTGCAACGCCACGTTGCCCAACGGCGATCCGCTGCTCGCCGCGGACTGCCACCGCTGCTACAACTACATCACCAACCGCCATCTGCAACGCGACCTGGAGCGCCTCGATCTGTGGGAGCCGATAGTGCGCCTGGTCCGGTCCGACGACTGCGGGTGCGTGGCGCAATCAGCAACGCAGACCGCCGTAAATCGAGGGGCCGAGTGA
- a CDS encoding ABC transporter ATP-binding protein, which yields MIRVEKLIKDYRVYPGPTARLLEAMPFARKKRHTLRRALDGVSFEVGGGECLGVIGANGSGKSTLLKILAGTTSPTTGKVELHGAVSYILDPTAGFNFDFSAHANIYTKCALLGLDRDQTAELYDSIVDFSGLRDRIEDPLRTYSTGMVLRLGFAIVIHVDFDVLLIDEVLSVGDLVFQTKCVTMIRQFRKAGKTIVVASHAMGEISEFSDRVLYLRQGQVHRLGTAEDVIREYTEDYERRKATIDLSESERRLLRGSFDPGGTIRMAQVSLLDEQGNPIEELEPGDPLLVQIIWEAAKPIHNPCFRVQVYGAAGLFLSGTNTYRHEIDLGTLEGRGTVVCRFPQFPFLEGEYFINVGIWPDEFRSFNTRKPYDLHELMHTVRVRSSRRHGGGTVYAPTSWEVKDD from the coding sequence GTGATTCGCGTCGAGAAACTGATCAAGGACTACCGGGTCTACCCCGGTCCCACCGCGCGGCTGCTCGAGGCCATGCCGTTTGCGCGCAAGAAACGCCACACCCTGCGCCGCGCCCTGGACGGCGTGAGCTTCGAGGTCGGCGGCGGCGAATGTCTGGGCGTGATCGGCGCCAACGGCTCGGGCAAGAGCACGTTGCTTAAAATTCTCGCCGGCACGACCAGCCCGACAACGGGCAAGGTCGAGCTGCACGGCGCGGTGAGCTACATCCTCGATCCTACGGCCGGGTTCAATTTCGATTTCTCGGCCCACGCCAACATCTACACCAAGTGCGCGCTGCTTGGGCTGGACCGCGATCAGACGGCCGAGCTCTACGACTCGATCGTCGACTTCAGCGGGCTGCGCGATCGGATCGAGGATCCGCTACGCACCTACTCCACGGGCATGGTGCTGCGGTTGGGCTTCGCGATCGTGATCCACGTTGACTTCGACGTGTTGCTGATCGACGAGGTGCTCAGCGTGGGCGACCTGGTGTTCCAGACCAAGTGCGTGACGATGATCCGCCAGTTCCGCAAGGCCGGTAAGACGATCGTCGTGGCCAGTCACGCCATGGGCGAGATCTCGGAGTTCTCCGACCGCGTGCTGTATTTGCGGCAGGGCCAGGTGCATCGCCTGGGCACGGCCGAGGACGTGATCCGCGAGTACACCGAGGACTACGAGCGGCGCAAGGCCACAATCGACCTCAGCGAGTCCGAGCGTCGGCTGCTGCGCGGATCGTTCGATCCCGGCGGCACGATCCGCATGGCCCAGGTGAGCCTGCTCGACGAACAGGGCAATCCGATCGAGGAGCTCGAACCCGGCGATCCGCTGTTGGTGCAGATTATCTGGGAGGCGGCCAAGCCGATCCACAACCCATGCTTCAGGGTCCAGGTCTACGGCGCGGCCGGACTGTTTCTCAGCGGGACCAACACCTATCGGCACGAGATCGACCTGGGCACGCTCGAGGGTCGGGGCACGGTGGTCTGCCGTTTTCCGCAATTCCCGTTTCTCGAGGGCGAGTACTTCATCAACGTCGGAATTTGGCCCGACGAGTTCCGTTCGTTCAACACGCGCAAGCCCTACGACTTGCACGAACTGATGCACACGGTGCGCGTGCGCAGCTCACGCCGCCACGGCGGCGGCACGGTCTACGCGCCGACGAGCTGGGAGGTCAAGGACGATTGA
- a CDS encoding radical SAM protein, producing the protein MSDARAANRELSDRERGEGLEVYQSLPLQLQLEPTNRCNLNCQSCARHSYDCAMNRPIDFSPQLLERVRPLFATAEQVLLGGYGEPTLAPRLLEIAAAIKSVGAHLSMVTNGTLLSSKLCGSLAALPLDELLLSIDAARPETLKRLRGVSLELLQRNVDRLNKARGEGPPRLVLQCVLQRDNVEQLPELVGLAQRWRASGLRAVHQRIYQRGQQQRSLLLDPQAAAGPFDEARKLADDLGLELELPPLQGQADCVMPLEMLLVRAEGTVHGCCSAVFSGSPCTLELGSALQSDLHELYNAEPMRRFRAAFHGRGEFPEPCQDCAFRNADAQSHFRPLD; encoded by the coding sequence TTGAGCGACGCGCGGGCGGCCAACCGCGAGCTGTCCGACCGCGAGCGCGGCGAGGGGCTTGAGGTCTACCAATCGCTGCCGCTGCAACTCCAGCTCGAGCCGACCAACCGTTGCAACCTCAATTGCCAAAGCTGCGCGCGGCATAGTTACGACTGCGCGATGAACCGGCCGATCGATTTCTCGCCACAACTTCTGGAACGCGTGCGGCCGCTGTTCGCCACGGCCGAACAGGTGCTGCTCGGCGGGTACGGCGAGCCGACGTTGGCCCCGCGTCTGCTCGAGATCGCCGCGGCAATCAAATCCGTGGGCGCGCATCTGAGCATGGTGACCAACGGCACACTACTGAGTTCCAAGCTGTGCGGCTCGCTGGCCGCGCTGCCGCTGGACGAGCTGCTGCTTTCGATCGACGCGGCGCGTCCCGAGACGCTCAAACGCCTGCGCGGCGTGAGCCTCGAGCTGTTGCAGCGCAACGTCGATAGGCTCAACAAAGCGCGCGGCGAAGGGCCGCCGCGCCTGGTGCTGCAGTGCGTGCTGCAACGCGACAACGTCGAGCAGTTGCCCGAGCTGGTGGGGCTTGCGCAACGCTGGCGCGCTTCGGGCCTGCGCGCGGTGCATCAGCGGATCTACCAGCGTGGCCAACAGCAGCGTTCGCTGTTGCTCGATCCGCAGGCCGCGGCGGGTCCGTTCGACGAGGCGCGGAAGCTGGCTGATGATTTGGGCCTCGAGCTCGAGCTGCCGCCGCTGCAAGGCCAGGCCGATTGCGTAATGCCGCTGGAGATGCTGCTGGTGCGAGCCGAGGGCACGGTGCACGGCTGCTGCTCCGCGGTGTTCAGCGGCTCGCCGTGTACTCTCGAGCTGGGTTCGGCGCTGCAAAGCGACCTGCATGAGCTGTACAACGCCGAGCCGATGCGCCGTTTCCGCGCCGCGTTTCACGGCCGCGGCGAGTTTCCCGAACCCTGTCAAGATTGCGCCTTTCGCAACGCGGACGCGCAGTCCCACTTTCGGCCGCTGGATTAG
- a CDS encoding radical SAM protein has product MDVPRAIFDDDVQQHDRLINIPGALAALESGLRDNPATSARPLLVRVHLQNFWKLPQLIEHAAKLCGLRLPQRPALRVEGLDELPTALEQHLDLLRNDLRGTALHLDDSDHVPRMVIDNLAQSCRARPEERTHLLRLLGVLADTVFIGPLTFHLDVSNLCNTDCVFCGLHSGLLRPGDQLLHGRRITPGWERARISRELFHELIQDIALCGAGEDLLFTGEGEPLTHPEFPTMVRAAKARGAHLTVFTNGLLLDQSLARLLVEQRVDLLYWSLSAASAQTFARVQPSQPAGAFERTVGQVRKLLELRRSSNAPGPRVVLAHVLVKQNVHECLRVFELARELGVEIVRYQLAHSCGPGFESNLIGPQELELAAEQIQRARELARDCGITVLSNIDAQLAAAGRSLGQGGSSDRWSTELISEAGCLAGWFFSRAFSDGSLSFCCHDKIVGDLTSERFCDIWRSQRLREIRRAARLFDPQHDNPELGAGPAGGPLIGPDCDTCGNYEIIARAMHDLTRLGLWPIVQRERAEARRFHRLNSDYS; this is encoded by the coding sequence ATGGACGTTCCGCGGGCGATCTTCGACGACGATGTGCAACAGCACGACCGGCTGATCAACATCCCCGGCGCATTGGCCGCGCTCGAGAGCGGCCTGCGCGACAATCCGGCTACAAGCGCGCGGCCGTTGCTGGTGCGCGTGCATTTGCAAAATTTTTGGAAGCTGCCGCAATTGATCGAGCACGCGGCAAAGCTTTGCGGCCTGCGCCTGCCGCAACGCCCGGCGTTGCGAGTCGAGGGGCTGGACGAGCTGCCAACGGCGTTGGAGCAGCACCTGGATCTGCTGCGCAACGATCTGCGCGGCACTGCGCTGCATTTGGACGACTCGGATCACGTGCCGCGGATGGTGATCGACAACCTGGCCCAAAGTTGCCGCGCCCGGCCCGAGGAACGCACGCACCTGCTGCGGCTGCTGGGAGTGCTGGCCGACACGGTATTCATCGGCCCGCTGACCTTCCACCTGGACGTGAGCAACCTGTGCAACACCGACTGCGTGTTCTGCGGCCTGCACTCGGGCCTGCTGCGCCCCGGAGATCAACTGCTGCACGGTCGCAGGATCACGCCGGGTTGGGAGCGCGCGCGGATCTCGCGCGAGCTGTTCCACGAGCTGATCCAGGACATCGCGCTGTGCGGCGCGGGCGAGGACCTGCTGTTCACCGGCGAGGGAGAGCCGCTGACCCATCCCGAATTTCCAACGATGGTGCGCGCGGCCAAGGCGCGCGGCGCGCATTTGACGGTGTTTACCAACGGGCTGCTGCTCGACCAGAGTTTGGCGCGGCTGCTGGTGGAGCAGCGGGTCGACTTGCTCTATTGGTCGCTCAGCGCGGCCAGCGCCCAGACGTTTGCCCGGGTGCAGCCCTCGCAGCCCGCGGGCGCGTTCGAGCGCACCGTGGGGCAGGTGCGCAAGCTTTTAGAGCTGCGGCGGAGCAGCAATGCGCCGGGTCCGCGGGTGGTGCTGGCCCACGTGCTGGTCAAGCAAAACGTGCACGAATGCCTGCGGGTGTTTGAGCTGGCCCGCGAGCTGGGGGTCGAGATCGTGCGCTATCAGCTGGCCCACAGCTGCGGCCCGGGATTCGAGTCCAACCTGATCGGGCCGCAGGAGCTGGAACTGGCGGCCGAGCAGATCCAGCGCGCCCGCGAACTGGCCCGCGATTGCGGGATCACGGTGCTCTCCAACATCGATGCTCAGCTCGCGGCGGCCGGGCGCAGCCTGGGGCAGGGCGGCTCCTCGGATCGCTGGAGCACGGAGCTGATCAGCGAGGCCGGTTGTTTGGCCGGCTGGTTCTTCTCCCGGGCGTTCAGCGACGGCAGCCTGAGTTTCTGCTGCCACGACAAGATCGTCGGCGACCTGACCTCCGAGCGTTTTTGCGATATCTGGCGCTCGCAACGCCTGCGCGAGATCCGGCGCGCGGCGCGGCTGTTCGACCCGCAACACGATAATCCCGAGCTGGGCGCGGGCCCTGCGGGCGGTCCGCTGATCGGGCCGGACTGCGATACCTGCGGCAACTACGAGATAATCGCGCGGGCGATGCACGACCTGACCCGCTTGGGGCTGTGGCCGATCGTGCAGCGCGAGCGCGCCGAGGCGCGGCGCTTCCATCGCCTTAACTCGGATTATTCATAA
- the thrS gene encoding threonine--tRNA ligase has translation MPADITISEAARLLNVPRSDQAVVAKVNGDDGLVDLYSPVHDQDEVQLYGLDTPEGLDVLRHSASHVMAQAVQRVYPGAKVTIGPSIKNGFYYDFDFDDTFKPEDFEQIEAQMAQVIEAKKPFERRVVTKQEAIELFDKMGEPYKVEIINDLDADTVSLYEHDGWVDLCRGPHLPHTGFLKAYKVLSVAGAYWRGDERNKMLQRVYGTAFPDRKQLRNHLQQMEEARKRDHRKLGPALDLISFNEEAGAGLAIYHPKGALLRTLLEQFIRDEHLCRGYQVVMGPTILKQELWERSGHFDNYRDNMYFTEVGGQRYGIKPMNCLAHMLIYKSRLRSYRDLPLRYFELGTVHRHEKSGVLHGLFRLRAFTQDDAHLICTPDQLDAEIRGVLQFIIDVFDLFGFPYEMEVSTRPAKAIGSDESWELATNALFKALEGMDIPYDINKGEGAFYGPKIDVQLTDSLGRQWQCATVQADFTMPERFGLTYVGEDGAEHRPVMIHRVVLGSVERFIGILIEHYGGAFPTWLAPLQAVVLTVTDAAIDHARSVGKRLMQAGIRVELDLRNEKIGYKIRHWQGQKVPYMLVIGKREAEADAVAPRHRSGKDHGAMPVDQFIEMIKKETTIVFDREPMVPEGPR, from the coding sequence GTGCCCGCAGATATCACTATCTCCGAGGCTGCACGGCTCCTTAACGTCCCCCGTTCCGACCAGGCTGTTGTCGCAAAAGTTAATGGCGACGACGGACTGGTCGATCTGTATTCTCCTGTTCACGACCAAGACGAGGTCCAACTCTACGGCCTGGATACCCCCGAGGGCCTGGACGTGTTGCGCCATTCGGCGAGCCATGTGATGGCCCAGGCCGTGCAGCGTGTCTATCCCGGCGCCAAGGTGACCATCGGCCCCTCGATCAAGAACGGCTTCTACTACGACTTTGACTTCGACGACACGTTCAAGCCCGAGGACTTCGAGCAAATCGAGGCCCAGATGGCGCAGGTGATCGAGGCCAAGAAGCCGTTTGAGCGCCGCGTGGTAACCAAGCAAGAGGCGATCGAGCTGTTCGATAAAATGGGCGAGCCGTACAAGGTCGAGATCATCAACGACCTGGACGCGGACACGGTCAGCCTCTACGAGCACGACGGCTGGGTCGACTTGTGCCGCGGCCCGCATTTGCCGCATACCGGTTTTCTCAAGGCGTACAAGGTGCTCAGCGTGGCCGGGGCCTATTGGCGCGGCGACGAGCGCAACAAGATGCTCCAGCGCGTCTACGGCACGGCCTTTCCCGACCGCAAGCAGCTGCGCAACCATCTGCAACAGATGGAAGAGGCGCGCAAGCGCGATCATCGCAAGCTCGGTCCGGCCCTGGACCTGATCTCCTTTAATGAGGAGGCGGGCGCGGGCCTGGCGATCTACCATCCCAAGGGCGCGCTGCTGCGCACGCTGCTCGAGCAGTTCATCCGCGACGAACATTTGTGCCGCGGCTACCAGGTGGTGATGGGCCCGACGATTCTCAAGCAGGAGCTGTGGGAACGTAGCGGGCACTTCGATAACTACCGCGATAACATGTATTTCACCGAGGTCGGCGGCCAGCGTTACGGCATCAAGCCGATGAACTGCCTGGCGCACATGTTGATTTACAAGAGCCGCTTGCGCTCCTACCGCGACCTGCCGCTGCGCTACTTCGAACTGGGCACTGTGCACCGCCACGAGAAGAGCGGCGTGCTGCACGGGCTGTTCCGCCTCCGCGCCTTCACCCAGGACGACGCGCACCTGATTTGCACCCCCGACCAGCTCGACGCCGAGATCCGCGGCGTGCTGCAATTCATCATCGACGTGTTCGACCTGTTCGGCTTCCCCTATGAGATGGAAGTCTCGACGCGTCCGGCCAAGGCTATCGGCTCGGACGAGTCCTGGGAGCTGGCGACCAACGCGCTGTTCAAGGCCCTCGAGGGCATGGACATCCCCTACGATATCAACAAGGGCGAGGGCGCGTTCTACGGACCGAAGATCGACGTGCAGCTCACCGACAGCCTGGGCCGCCAGTGGCAGTGCGCCACGGTCCAGGCCGACTTCACCATGCCCGAGCGCTTCGGCCTGACCTACGTGGGCGAGGACGGCGCAGAACACCGGCCGGTGATGATCCACCGCGTGGTGCTCGGCTCGGTCGAGCGCTTTATCGGGATCCTGATCGAGCATTACGGCGGCGCGTTCCCCACCTGGCTGGCGCCGCTGCAGGCCGTGGTGTTGACCGTGACCGACGCGGCGATCGACCACGCGCGTAGCGTGGGCAAACGGCTGATGCAGGCCGGAATCCGCGTCGAGCTCGACCTGCGCAACGAGAAGATCGGCTACAAGATCCGCCACTGGCAGGGGCAGAAAGTGCCCTACATGCTGGTTATCGGCAAACGCGAGGCAGAGGCCGACGCGGTGGCGCCGCGCCATCGCTCGGGAAAGGACCACGGGGCGATGCCCGTGGATCAGTTTATTGAAATGATCAAAAAGGAGACCACCATCGTATTTGATCGCGAACCGATGGTCCCCGAGGGACCAAGATGA
- the infC gene encoding translation initiation factor IF-3, protein MRRRWRRRDLTRPVKDEPRMNDGIRARSVRTVDQDGEQLGILDIAEALRIAEQRDLDLVEVASTSDPPVCRIMDYGRYKYQQEKKQQESRKHQTVIQVKEIKFRPKTSVHDYEFKVKHIQTFLEKGNKVKVTIMFRGREIVHSNIGRQILERVAEDVAELGIVEAQSKLEGRNMSMMLTPGKAKK, encoded by the coding sequence ATGAGGCGACGCTGGCGCCGCCGCGATTTGACGCGGCCCGTGAAGGACGAGCCCAGGATGAACGACGGTATCAGGGCCCGCAGCGTCAGAACGGTTGACCAGGACGGCGAGCAGCTGGGCATCCTCGATATCGCGGAGGCCCTGCGTATCGCAGAGCAGCGGGATTTGGACTTGGTCGAGGTCGCATCGACTTCCGATCCGCCGGTATGCCGGATCATGGATTACGGCCGTTACAAGTACCAGCAGGAGAAGAAGCAACAGGAGAGTCGCAAGCATCAGACCGTGATCCAGGTCAAGGAGATCAAGTTCCGGCCCAAGACCTCGGTGCACGACTACGAGTTCAAGGTTAAACACATCCAGACGTTCCTTGAAAAGGGCAACAAGGTCAAAGTGACGATCATGTTCCGCGGTCGCGAGATCGTGCATTCGAACATCGGACGTCAGATCTTGGAGCGGGTCGCCGAGGATGTGGCCGAACTGGGAATAGTCGAGGCGCAGAGCAAGCTCGAAGGCCGCAACATGTCGATGATGCTCACTCCGGGTAAAGCCAAGAAATAG
- the rpmI gene encoding 50S ribosomal protein L35 yields the protein MPKMKTKRAAAKRLKISGSGIPRRRMAMASHILTKKSTKRKRNLRKARNVDVADRKAIARLLPYGKA from the coding sequence ATGCCAAAGATGAAAACCAAGCGCGCTGCCGCCAAGCGGTTGAAGATTTCCGGCAGCGGAATCCCGCGGCGTCGCATGGCAATGGCGAGCCACATTCTGACCAAGAAGAGCACCAAACGTAAGCGCAACCTGCGCAAGGCCCGCAATGTGGACGTGGCCGACCGCAAGGCAATCGCCAGGTTGCTGCCTTACGGTAAGGCCTGA
- the rplT gene encoding 50S ribosomal protein L20, whose translation MSRVRRGFKGRRRHNKLLKQAKGYRHGRSKIYRSAKETVERALVYAYRDRRTRRRDMRSLWIVRINAAAKLNGLSYSRFIHGLKLAGVGLDRKVLAELAVNDADAFRELTEVSRQALEA comes from the coding sequence ATGTCACGCGTACGCAGAGGCTTTAAAGGCCGCAGACGCCATAATAAGTTGCTCAAGCAGGCCAAGGGCTATCGTCACGGCCGGAGCAAGATCTATCGCAGCGCCAAGGAGACCGTCGAGCGGGCGCTGGTTTACGCCTACCGCGATCGCCGCACCCGTCGGCGCGACATGCGTTCGCTGTGGATCGTGCGGATCAACGCAGCGGCCAAGCTCAACGGCCTGTCCTACTCGCGTTTTATCCACGGGTTGAAGCTCGCCGGAGTAGGCCTGGACCGCAAGGTGTTGGCCGAATTGGCGGTGAACGACGCGGATGCGTTCCGCGAGCTGACCGAGGTCTCGAGGCAGGCGCTGGAGGCCTGA
- the pheS gene encoding phenylalanine--tRNA ligase subunit alpha produces MAQASFNPHQIEELAAEAAGLIRDCTEGAALEALRLRYLGKRGEFTALLKGLKDVLPEDKPLIGKSLNLGKRRIEQALEQALGRIEQQREAAQRAAEVVDVTLPGRRPRRGSLHPLTQVLDEIVSIFENMGFVWEDGPEVESDWYNFKALNFPDDHPARDEQQTLFVDAGEHYGDVLLRTHTSPVQIRVMERQQPPVRMVCPGWVYRYDAIDATHYPMFSQVEGLLVDRDVTFGDLKGVLNEFVHRFYGSQTKTRFRPAFFPFTEPSAEVDISCFACSGSGVLGGKTCRLCQGTGWKEILGCGMVDPALYRNVGYDPDQYSGFAFGMGIERIAMFRYEVDDIKLFFEGDLRFLRQF; encoded by the coding sequence ATGGCCCAAGCGTCGTTCAATCCGCATCAGATCGAAGAGCTGGCCGCCGAGGCGGCGGGCCTGATTCGGGATTGCACGGAGGGTGCCGCGCTCGAGGCGTTGCGTTTGCGCTACCTGGGCAAGCGCGGCGAGTTCACCGCTCTGCTCAAAGGTCTCAAAGATGTGTTGCCCGAGGACAAGCCTTTAATCGGCAAGAGTCTCAACCTGGGCAAACGGCGGATCGAACAGGCGCTCGAGCAGGCCCTGGGGCGCATCGAGCAACAACGCGAGGCCGCCCAGCGCGCGGCCGAGGTGGTGGACGTGACCCTGCCCGGCAGGCGTCCGCGGCGCGGCAGCCTGCATCCGTTGACCCAGGTGCTGGACGAGATCGTCTCGATCTTCGAGAACATGGGTTTCGTCTGGGAGGACGGCCCGGAGGTCGAGAGCGACTGGTACAACTTCAAGGCGCTGAACTTTCCCGACGACCATCCGGCGCGCGACGAACAGCAGACGCTTTTTGTCGATGCGGGCGAGCACTACGGCGACGTGCTGTTGCGCACCCATACCTCGCCGGTGCAGATCAGGGTGATGGAGCGCCAGCAGCCGCCGGTGCGCATGGTCTGCCCGGGTTGGGTCTACCGCTACGACGCCATCGACGCCACGCACTACCCGATGTTCAGCCAAGTCGAGGGGTTGTTGGTCGATCGCGACGTGACCTTCGGCGACCTCAAGGGCGTGCTCAACGAGTTCGTGCACCGCTTCTACGGCTCGCAGACCAAGACCCGGTTTCGCCCGGCGTTCTTCCCGTTTACCGAGCCCTCGGCCGAGGTCGACATCAGCTGCTTTGCCTGCAGCGGCAGCGGCGTGCTCGGGGGCAAGACTTGCCGCCTATGCCAGGGCACGGGCTGGAAAGAGATCCTCGGCTGCGGCATGGTCGATCCGGCGCTGTACCGCAACGTGGGCTACGACCCTGACCAATATTCCGGCTTCGCCTTTGGCATGGGGATCGAGCGGATCGCGATGTTCCGCTACGAGGTCGATGACATCAAGCTGTTCTTCGAGGGCGATCTGAGATTTCTCAGACAGTTTTAG